Proteins from one Burkholderiales bacterium genomic window:
- the murC gene encoding UDP-N-acetylmuramate--L-alanine ligase, whose product MKYKVKRVHFVGIGGSGMSGIAEVMLNLGFEVSGSDLQESAATQRLRQLGARIHVGHDAANVSAANAVVVSTAVKPDNPEVAAARLRRIPVVPRAMMLAELMRLKQGVAVAGTHGKTTTTSLVASVLAEAGMDPTFVIGGRLEAAGSHARLGSGEFIVVEADESDASFLYLQPVLAVVTNIDADHMETYGHDFGRLRHAFLEFVEHLPFYGMAVLCVDDANVRSLIPIITKPVTTYGLSEQAQVRAVDVTDAGGQMRFRVTRRTGANGHEQALPDLSIVLNLPGRHNVQNALAAIAVGMELGATDEAIVRALAGFRGVGRRFQRYGELRLPGGGSFTLVDDYGHHPAEMAATLAAARGAFPGRRIVLAFQPHRYTRTRDCFEDFVKVLSSVDVLLLTEVYAAGEMPIVAADGRALARAVRVTGKVEPIFVESIQELPTAILATAKAGDVVITMGAGSISGVPGFLLKG is encoded by the coding sequence ATGAAGTACAAGGTCAAGCGCGTGCACTTCGTCGGGATCGGCGGTTCCGGGATGAGCGGCATTGCGGAGGTGATGCTGAACCTCGGCTTCGAGGTCAGCGGGTCGGACCTGCAGGAGAGCGCGGCCACGCAGCGACTACGGCAACTGGGGGCCAGGATTCACGTCGGTCACGACGCGGCGAACGTGTCGGCGGCCAATGCCGTGGTGGTCTCCACCGCGGTCAAGCCTGACAATCCCGAGGTTGCGGCCGCTCGGCTCAGGCGCATTCCGGTCGTGCCGCGCGCCATGATGCTGGCGGAGCTCATGCGGCTCAAGCAGGGCGTAGCGGTAGCGGGCACGCACGGGAAGACCACGACGACGAGTCTCGTGGCGAGCGTGCTTGCCGAAGCCGGCATGGATCCGACCTTCGTGATTGGAGGCCGGCTCGAGGCGGCCGGTTCGCACGCCAGGCTCGGCAGTGGCGAATTCATCGTGGTCGAGGCCGACGAGTCGGATGCCTCCTTTCTTTACCTGCAGCCGGTGTTGGCGGTGGTGACCAACATCGACGCCGATCACATGGAGACCTACGGCCACGACTTCGGGCGGCTGCGCCACGCCTTTCTCGAGTTTGTCGAGCACCTGCCCTTCTACGGCATGGCGGTGCTATGCGTGGACGACGCCAATGTGCGCAGCCTGATTCCCATCATCACCAAGCCGGTAACCACGTACGGGCTTTCGGAGCAAGCGCAGGTCCGGGCCGTCGACGTGACAGATGCCGGCGGGCAGATGCGCTTCCGGGTCACACGCCGCACGGGTGCCAACGGCCACGAGCAGGCACTGCCCGACCTTTCCATCGTGCTCAACCTGCCGGGCCGTCACAACGTGCAGAACGCGCTCGCCGCGATCGCGGTGGGCATGGAGCTGGGTGCCACCGATGAGGCCATCGTGCGCGCGCTGGCCGGGTTCAGGGGCGTAGGACGTCGTTTCCAGCGCTACGGCGAACTTCGGCTGCCCGGCGGCGGCAGTTTCACGCTGGTCGACGATTACGGGCATCACCCGGCCGAGATGGCGGCCACGCTTGCGGCCGCGCGCGGCGCCTTTCCCGGCCGACGTATCGTGCTCGCCTTTCAGCCGCACCGCTACACGCGAACGCGTGACTGCTTCGAGGACTTTGTCAAGGTGCTCTCTTCGGTCGACGTGCTACTGCTCACCGAGGTCTATGCCGCCGGCGAGATGCCCATCGTCGCGGCCGACGGCCGGGCTCTGGCGCGCGCTGTGCGCGTGACCGGCAAGGTGGAACCG
- the murG gene encoding undecaprenyldiphospho-muramoylpentapeptide beta-N-acetylglucosaminyltransferase yields the protein MIASRPQSRTILIMAGGTGGHIFPALAVAEELAARGWRVVWLGASGGMEGQIVPSYGYPVQWIRFGGLRGKGLLRFALLPLNLLIAFFQSARVLFRVRPDVVLGMGGYVTFPGGMMAALFLRPLVIHEQNAVAGLANRVLAQVADHVLVAFPGVLPKSVWTGNPVRKAIAGLAPPEQRFAGRSGRLQLLVIGGSLGARVLNETMPRAVALMPESVRPRLTHQSGRAHLQELEVAYREAGIEARVVTFIENMAGAYADADLVICRAGATTVAELAAAGVASVLVPFPSAVDDHQTANARHLSDSGAAVLLPQSELTPRRLCDLLLGFTRERLLQMATRARALGKPDAARQVADCCEAAA from the coding sequence GTGATCGCGTCGCGCCCGCAGTCGCGCACCATTCTCATCATGGCCGGCGGAACCGGAGGCCATATCTTCCCGGCGCTCGCGGTGGCGGAGGAACTCGCGGCGCGCGGCTGGCGCGTGGTATGGCTGGGCGCGAGCGGCGGCATGGAGGGTCAGATCGTGCCGTCGTACGGCTACCCCGTGCAGTGGATCCGCTTCGGCGGACTGCGCGGCAAGGGGCTGCTGCGCTTCGCGCTACTGCCGCTGAATCTCCTGATCGCCTTCTTTCAGAGCGCGCGCGTGTTATTTCGCGTGCGGCCCGACGTCGTGCTGGGCATGGGCGGCTACGTCACCTTTCCCGGAGGAATGATGGCGGCACTGTTTCTGCGCCCGCTGGTGATCCACGAGCAGAATGCGGTCGCTGGACTCGCGAACCGGGTGCTTGCCCAAGTCGCCGATCACGTGCTGGTTGCTTTTCCGGGTGTGCTGCCCAAATCCGTCTGGACCGGTAACCCGGTGCGCAAGGCGATCGCCGGGCTGGCTCCGCCGGAGCAGCGCTTCGCGGGACGCTCGGGGCGGCTGCAGCTGCTGGTGATCGGCGGCAGTCTGGGCGCACGCGTGCTCAATGAGACGATGCCGCGCGCCGTTGCGCTAATGCCCGAATCGGTCCGCCCGCGGCTCACTCATCAGTCTGGCCGCGCACATCTGCAGGAACTGGAGGTGGCCTATCGCGAAGCCGGTATCGAGGCGCGGGTGGTTACGTTCATCGAGAACATGGCGGGCGCCTATGCCGATGCCGATCTCGTGATCTGCCGGGCGGGCGCTACGACGGTCGCGGAACTGGCGGCTGCGGGCGTGGCCAGCGTGCTGGTCCCTTTTCCGTCCGCGGTGGACGATCACCAGACCGCGAATGCGCGCCATCTGTCCGACTCTGGAGCTGCGGTGCTGCTGCCGCAAAGCGAACTCACGCCCCGCCGCCTGTGCGATCTGCTGCTGGGCTTCACTCGCGAACGCCTGCTGCAGATGGCCACTAGGGCGCGGGCGCTGGGCAAGCCGGACGCCGCACGCCAGGTCGCGGACTGCTGCGAGGCCGCCGCATGA
- the ftsW gene encoding putative lipid II flippase FtsW: MNGLLGARVQHAPSEPDFDAVVVWICALLLALGLVMVYSASIAIAESSRLSGGNPHYFLVRHAIFASAAVAAGAIALQLPMRFWQAVAPYLFLLGAGLLVVVLIPGVGREVNGSQRWIPLGALNLQPSELTKLFVVLYAADYTVRKAAHMSSFRKGFLPMFLVMLLTGALLLQEPDLGAFAVITAIAMGVLFLGGMNWRLFAVLKILLILGFIALIWTSPYRMQRVLGFMDPWSDPFGKGYQLSHALIAFGRGEWWGVGLGASVEKLLYLPEAHTDFVLAVIAEELGLVGVTLVIALFAWLTLRAFAIGNRAARLERYFSALVAQGVGIWLGTQAIINMGVNMGLLPTKGLTLPFISFGGSALLANCMAIGLLLRVDYENRQMMKGYSL; encoded by the coding sequence GTGAATGGGTTGCTCGGCGCGCGGGTTCAGCACGCTCCGTCGGAGCCCGACTTCGATGCCGTCGTGGTCTGGATCTGCGCGCTGCTGCTCGCGCTGGGGCTCGTAATGGTTTATTCGGCCTCCATCGCCATCGCCGAAAGCAGTCGGCTCTCCGGCGGCAACCCGCACTATTTCCTGGTCCGCCACGCGATCTTCGCGTCGGCGGCGGTGGCCGCGGGTGCGATCGCCCTGCAGTTGCCGATGCGCTTCTGGCAGGCGGTCGCGCCGTATCTGTTCCTTCTGGGCGCAGGACTGCTGGTCGTTGTGCTCATTCCGGGGGTAGGGCGCGAGGTCAACGGCAGCCAGCGCTGGATCCCGCTCGGCGCGCTCAACCTGCAGCCCTCCGAGCTGACCAAGCTGTTCGTGGTGCTCTACGCGGCGGACTACACGGTGCGCAAGGCAGCGCACATGTCAAGCTTTCGCAAGGGGTTCCTGCCCATGTTCTTGGTCATGCTGTTGACCGGCGCGCTGCTGCTGCAGGAACCGGACCTTGGCGCCTTTGCCGTGATCACGGCGATCGCCATGGGCGTGCTGTTTCTCGGTGGCATGAACTGGCGGCTTTTCGCAGTGCTGAAGATCCTGCTGATCCTCGGTTTCATCGCGCTCATCTGGACCTCGCCGTATCGCATGCAGCGCGTACTGGGGTTCATGGACCCCTGGTCCGATCCGTTCGGCAAGGGCTATCAGCTCTCGCACGCGCTGATTGCCTTCGGACGCGGCGAGTGGTGGGGCGTGGGGCTCGGCGCGAGCGTGGAGAAGCTGCTGTACCTGCCAGAGGCACATACCGATTTCGTGCTGGCGGTGATCGCCGAAGAACTCGGACTCGTCGGCGTGACCCTGGTCATTGCGCTGTTCGCCTGGCTTACGCTGCGCGCTTTTGCGATCGGCAACCGTGCGGCGAGGCTGGAGCGGTATTTCTCGGCGCTGGTGGCGCAGGGCGTTGGCATTTGGCTAGGTACGCAAGCCATTATCAACATGGGCGTCAACATGGGGTTGCTGCCGACCAAGGGCCTTACCCTGCCCTTCATCTCGTTCGGCGGCAGCGCCCTGCTCGCCAACTGCATGGCGATCGGCCTGCTGTTGCGGGTCGACTACGAGAATCGGCAGATGATGAAGGGGTACTCGCTGTGA
- the murD gene encoding UDP-N-acetylmuramoyl-L-alanine--D-glutamate ligase, which translates to MALDLKDKRVLVLGLGASGMSMTRFAVRRGASVTVADTRETPPLAEQLRAELPEVAMHLGPFQPRTFEDAEIVAISPGVPLFEPLVRKAQERGVPIVGDIELFARIREEFAGARVIAITGSNGKSTVTEMVGAMCKASGIRTLIAGNIGLPILDAISEIDTGRRRRPDVFVLELSSFQLESTQSLNPDVAVVLNVSEDHLDRYPGMREYAQAKSRVYFGSGVQIVNRQDPWSRAMALPGRCVFTFGLDQPAGERDWGLREADGQTWLAQGTQTLMRVSELQVAGLHNAANALAALALCRAIRLSYPPLLRALRDFRGLPHRVQRIAEIAGVSFYDDSKGTNVGATVAALQGMAQPCVPILGGDGKGQDFSPLKEAVAKHARAVVLIGRDRELIARAIEGSGVTATRAIDMREAVHQAFRLARPGDAVLLSPACASFDMFRNYEHRAQVFLEAVRSLEARR; encoded by the coding sequence GTGGCCCTGGATCTGAAAGATAAGCGGGTTCTCGTTCTGGGCCTGGGCGCGAGCGGGATGTCGATGACGCGCTTCGCGGTCCGCCGAGGTGCCTCCGTGACGGTCGCCGACACGCGCGAAACTCCTCCATTGGCAGAGCAACTGCGCGCGGAACTGCCCGAGGTCGCCATGCACCTCGGTCCGTTTCAACCGCGCACGTTCGAGGATGCCGAGATCGTCGCGATCAGTCCCGGCGTGCCGCTGTTCGAGCCGCTCGTGCGCAAGGCGCAGGAGCGTGGCGTGCCGATCGTCGGCGACATCGAGCTGTTCGCGCGCATTCGCGAGGAGTTCGCCGGAGCCCGGGTCATCGCCATCACTGGCTCCAACGGCAAGAGCACCGTCACCGAAATGGTGGGAGCGATGTGCAAGGCCTCTGGCATTCGCACCCTGATCGCCGGGAACATCGGACTGCCGATTCTCGATGCCATCAGCGAAATCGACACTGGCCGTCGGCGCCGACCGGACGTGTTCGTGCTGGAACTGTCGAGCTTCCAGTTGGAGAGCACCCAATCGCTCAATCCCGACGTAGCGGTGGTGCTCAACGTGAGCGAGGACCATCTCGACCGTTATCCCGGAATGCGCGAATACGCGCAGGCCAAGTCGCGCGTCTACTTCGGCAGCGGCGTGCAGATCGTGAATCGCCAGGACCCATGGTCGCGGGCGATGGCGCTGCCAGGGCGTTGCGTGTTCACCTTCGGACTGGACCAGCCCGCGGGAGAACGTGACTGGGGCCTGCGCGAGGCGGACGGGCAGACCTGGCTCGCGCAAGGGACGCAGACTTTGATGAGGGTCTCGGAGCTGCAGGTCGCGGGTTTGCACAACGCCGCCAACGCGCTGGCGGCACTGGCCTTGTGCCGTGCAATCCGCCTGTCCTATCCGCCGCTGCTCAGGGCGCTGCGCGATTTTCGCGGTCTGCCGCACCGAGTGCAGAGGATTGCCGAGATCGCTGGCGTGTCTTTCTACGACGACTCGAAGGGCACCAACGTCGGCGCCACCGTGGCCGCGCTGCAGGGCATGGCCCAACCGTGCGTGCCCATACTCGGCGGGGACGGGAAGGGACAGGATTTCTCGCCGCTCAAGGAGGCGGTCGCGAAGCATGCTCGCGCCGTCGTACTGATCGGCCGGGACCGTGAGCTCATCGCCCGCGCCATCGAGGGCAGCGGAGTCACCGCCACGCGGGCGATCGATATGCGCGAAGCGGTGCACCAGGCGTTCCGCTTGGCGCGTCCAGGGGATGCGGTCTTGCTCTCCCCGGCCTGCGCTAGCTTCGACATGTTCCGCAACTACGAACACCGCGCACAGGTCTTTCTGGAGGCGGTGAGAAGCCTGGAGGCGCGGCGGTGA
- the mraY gene encoding phospho-N-acetylmuramoyl-pentapeptide-transferase — MLLWLTQWLAQDVRAFNVFSYITLRAVLATLTALVMSFFVGPGMIRRLTAYKIGQAVRDDGPQTHLTKAGTPTMGGALILVSIAITTLLWADLTNKYVWVVLIVTLGFGAIGWVDDYRKVVQRNSKGLSARAKFFWQSVLGLAAALYLSLSATVPAQTELIVPFFKQVAYPLGMTGFVIVTYLVIVGTSNAVNLTDGLDGLAILPTVMVGSALGVFAYVAGHAVFSRYLGFPHIPGAGELTVLCAAMAGAGLAFLWFNAYPAEVFMGDVGALALGAALGTIAVIVRQEIVLLIMGGVFVIETLSVMLQVASFKLTGKRIFRMAPLHHHYELKGWKENQVVVRFWIITMMLVLVGLSTLKLR, encoded by the coding sequence ATGCTGCTCTGGCTCACGCAGTGGCTGGCGCAGGACGTACGGGCGTTCAATGTCTTCAGCTACATCACCTTGCGGGCTGTCCTAGCCACGCTCACGGCGCTGGTCATGTCTTTCTTCGTCGGCCCGGGAATGATCCGCAGGCTCACCGCGTACAAGATCGGACAGGCGGTGCGCGACGACGGTCCGCAGACGCATCTGACCAAAGCGGGCACTCCAACCATGGGCGGTGCCCTCATCCTGGTGTCCATCGCCATCACCACGCTGCTGTGGGCCGATCTCACCAACAAGTACGTTTGGGTGGTGCTCATCGTCACACTGGGTTTCGGGGCCATCGGCTGGGTGGACGACTACCGCAAGGTGGTTCAGCGCAACTCGAAGGGACTGTCGGCGCGCGCCAAATTCTTCTGGCAATCGGTGCTCGGACTGGCTGCCGCGCTGTACCTGTCCCTGAGCGCGACCGTCCCCGCACAGACCGAGCTGATCGTGCCCTTCTTCAAGCAGGTGGCGTATCCGCTGGGCATGACCGGGTTCGTGATCGTCACCTATCTGGTGATCGTGGGCACCAGCAACGCGGTGAACTTGACCGACGGGCTGGACGGGCTGGCGATTCTGCCCACCGTCATGGTCGGCAGCGCACTCGGGGTTTTCGCCTATGTGGCGGGGCACGCGGTGTTCTCGCGCTATCTGGGCTTTCCCCACATCCCCGGCGCGGGAGAGTTGACGGTCCTGTGTGCGGCCATGGCCGGTGCCGGTCTCGCCTTTCTCTGGTTCAACGCCTATCCGGCCGAAGTCTTCATGGGAGACGTGGGCGCCTTGGCGCTGGGTGCCGCACTGGGGACCATCGCAGTGATCGTGCGGCAGGAAATCGTGCTGCTAATCATGGGCGGCGTGTTCGTGATCGAGACCCTGTCGGTCATGCTGCAGGTCGCCTCTTTCAAGCTCACCGGAAAGCGCATCTTTCGAATGGCACCGCTGCACCACCACTACGAGCTCAAAGGCTGGAAAGAGAACCAGGTCGTGGTCCGCTTCTGGATCATCACGATGATGCTGGTGCTGGTTGGACTCTCGACGCTGAAGCTGCGCTGA